GGCGCCGTCTCCCCCTCCGCGGCCGCCGAGGCCCTCCGCGCCCTCCTCGACGGCGCCGACGCAGCCGCCGGACACCACCTCTCCAGGGTCCTCCCGTTCCGCCGCGGCCGCCCCCTCGCGCGCTCCCCGGACCCTCCTGCTCCCTCGTCCTCGTCCCCCTCCCCCGCACCCCCGCCGGCCTGGCGCCTCGCGTGGCTCCCGCCCTCGCGCGTCCCCGGCGTCCCCTCGGACGTCTTCGTGTTCCTGGGATCccacggcggcgaggggggcggcgaggaggccgccgcctACTGGGCCGTCGACGTCAGCGAGGTGGAGGGCGCCAGGTTCGGCGGCGCGGGGGAGGAGTCGGCGTTCGTCGACTTGCGGACGCTCATGGTGGCCGCCGACTGGAGGGACAAGGACGCCATGGGGGAGCTCGCCACCGCCGGCCACGTGCGTGCCATTTTCTACTTTTGGTTATTTCCAACTAGTAGCATTTTCTCAAGTAAATTCCCCACTGATACTGAAAACATCTCTGTGATTCGGGAATGCCAAATGATTTGCTTGATTTGATTCCTGATGCGGGCAGGCTCGAGCGCTGCTAGAATGGCACAACACGGCGAAATTCTGCGGAGCGTGCGGGGCAAAGGCAGTTCCTACCGAAGCTGGGACGCGGAAGCAGTGCAGCAACGAGTCCTGCAAGAAGAGGATATACCCTCGAGTTGACCCCGTATGATCTGTGCTCTGTTACTGACTGGCCTCTCCTAGTGTTTCCAGCTGCCAGTGGCTTGTGCTGGTTTGTATCCACTGTCTCCTTAAGCCTTTTTTGGTGGATTGCAGGTTGTGATTATGCTGGTCATTGATAAAGAAAATGACCGCGCTCTCTTAAGCCGGCAGTCAAGATTTGTGCCCCGGATGTGGAGTTGTCTTGCTGGTTTTATAGAGGTGCGAGTTACTTCTTCTCTTATGCATATCGTTATGTGTGCTTAGTTGCACTTGCATCCTTTGTTCTCTTAAATTTTCATGAGCTGCTTTTGGGTTGAATGTGGAGGGGCAGGCTAAGAATACCTTGGTGTActaataggggtacaaaaagttgcTGTCAGCCTGTCACCCCCTGTTAGTACTAATAGGAGTACATAAGAAGTTCAGTGAACTAATAGCTTTCTTATACAACATGTTCCTGTATCCTGCTTAGATGTTGTAAAAAGTTAGCATTGTCACGTTAGTCATGCTTACAGAGGGGTTAACTGAAGCACTTACTAAGCAGAAGAACTTGAATTTGATTTAAAATACCCGACGTAAATCTCAGTTACAGGGATAAGAGTAATACCCCATCAACACACTATATTCTGACTTTGTGACTTGGAAATTGACACTCGGAATCGTGCCAAGCATGATTATTTTGGAAAATTTTCTCTGGCCTGTTTTGACATCCAGTAGTCGTTATTAGTAGACAATGAAGAACTTAGGGATCCAGTTTCTTTTAATACACAGTAATGCTTTCAGTTGATCATCTGAACATGGGCCACATAAGCTATCTTTGAATTCAGTAAGGTTGTAATAGCCTCATTGTTGTAAGCTTGTAACCACTAAAGTTTGGTGTAGCTTGCATAAGTAGAATGGATGAATGAATAAATTGAGGACTTTTGAAAGAAATTCTTGTTCTTGGTTTACTGTATCCTAAGGTTATCAAGCACAGTATAATTTTCAGTGTGTAGGGTTAGCTAACAAGTTCACGGTCCTAGCCATGCATTGGAAGAAGCTTATCCTCACTGCAGCTGTTCTGTTTGTAGCCAGGGGAAAGCTTGGAAGAGGCGGTGAGAAGGGAAACATGGGAAGAAACTGGGATTGAAGTTGGGCAAGTCATTTACCACAGTTCTCAACCATGGCCTGGTAAGCTAGTCTTCTGATTGCCTGTTTATTTTCCAATGGAAACCTGTGACAATACATTAATACTGGGATATTTCAAGTGTGTAGACATGTAGTTACCGTGTCAAGACTTACATAAGTACTTGTATATTTGAAGAACTATTTTAAGTCATCAGTTGAAACTAGTATGTTTTCACTCAATGTTCTCATGTTGCATATGTTTTTTTTTTCAGTTGGGCCAAATACCATGCCATGCCAGCTGATGGTGGGTTTCTTTGCTTATGCTAAATCATTGGACATACATGTTGATAAAAAAGAGCTTGAAGGTAATTTTTAACATGAATGACATGCTGATTCTATTAGCCTTTCCTGCTGCAACTGATTTATCTCATCATTTCCCATGTCACAGTTTCTCTTCCGTTATTTTCCTCTTGTGTAATATATCATACAAGAATATATAGAGATGAAATTTCTATTATAGATCAATGCTGCAAAACCCAAACTTATATTTCAGTTTCAGGAGAAGTGTTTTAGAAATCAACTGCATGATACTCCTGGGCGCGTAGCTCTCACCTCAAGAGCCAGATTGGTGCTCATTCTTTTCTTCTTTTGTCGTACGCGCAGATGCCCAGTGGCACAGCCGTGAAGACGTCAAGAAAGCGCTAACGTTTGCCGAGTATGAGAAAGCCCAGAGATCAAGCGCGCTCAAGGTCAACCAGATATGCAAGGGCACGGAGAGAGGGCAGAGCACCTCCTCCGACCTCAGGGtggagagcgaggaaccggctccgATGTTCGTCCCTGGGCCCTACGCCATCGCTCACCACCTCATATCGTCGTGGGCCTTCGAAGGGGCGCCAAAGGTGCCCAGCTCCTTCTCCAACCTATGATGAGCCTGGACCATACTACTTCGTCTTCGGATTTACGGCAGGGGATGTTTGTATAGCACACTGAAACATTGTAGGAGCCATGTATTTCTTACGCTGTCGATAGCTACTGTAGATATGTTGTTACTCATTGCTGGTGGTTGTAACAGAAGGGCAAAAGAGGACCGAAGAGGATTTTGCAAGATCGGCATCGTGATATATTGACAGTTATTGGTGATTTGATTTCGAGTGTATGATGTATAAGAACTTGCACGGATGTGCTTGCATAGAGACATATACAGACTGAAGATGAAGTTGCTATGTTTTTTTCCTTGAGAACTGGGTGAagtagctatactttttttaggggtCCCACGACGGGCATGCCGTTGGGATCATCATCGTGGGGGGAAGGAATGTGAACGGTGCGATAGGCGAGTGatgggcgccggtgcgccggcccaaatttgggccggtcgtaCCAGCATCGTACGATTAAACAATCAGCAGCCGCACGATTCACTTCTTCCTTTCCCTCGAATGTCTTTTTTTTTATAAAAAGTTTTCATAGACGACGACGCGCCAGCCTCGAAGCACCTCCTCCGTGTCTTCCCTGTCGCTGCCCTCGCCGCCGGTCGCCGTCGTCGTCACCGGTCGCCGACGTCGCCTCCTGCGTTTCGCGCCAGCAACGTGACCATGCGGTTCTAGCTCCCTGTAGCGACGATTGCAGCTCGGTGGCCGCTGCTCGCCGGCTCGTCGGACCCGCTCACCGGTTCGCCGTCGCCGCTCACCGGAGCAGCTCACCGGCGCCGTTCCCCGGGCCCGCTCGCCAGTTGGATGGTTGCAGCAAAAATCAGTTACTAAAAAAACTGGTCCCAAATCTGCTTCGTGCGGTTCCAGCAAAATCAAATGCTCGTTGTAGCAAAATCAAaacatggttccagcaaaaaagcaCAAATTACAGCACAAAAACATAAAAATGCCTCGCCACCGCACCTCATGAAGAAATTTCATTCCAGCAAAAAAACTCTCTGGGTCTCATCTCCGTTGAAGCAAAAAAATCACCGGTAGCAGCTATCCGTGtcccggttccagcaaaaaactaAGATGCAGCTCCCTATCATGCAGCTCCATCCATCCCGAATGTAGCAAAAAATTGCATCGGATCCAGCAAACCAAGGAAACGGTGGTAGCAAAAattgcaaaacaaaaaaaaatgaaagTTGTCCCCCAGCAAAAGTCAAAAACGCCGATGTAGCAAAAATTCAAGGTTGTTCCAGCAAACCAAAAAGTCAGTAGTAGCAAACTTGCAAATTTGGCGGTG
This portion of the Triticum dicoccoides isolate Atlit2015 ecotype Zavitan chromosome 7A, WEW_v2.0, whole genome shotgun sequence genome encodes:
- the LOC119330966 gene encoding nudix hydrolase 19, chloroplastic, yielding MSIHLRAHAFAANPLRGLAGTRSSGAVSPSAAAEALRALLDGADAAAGHHLSRVLPFRRGRPLARSPDPPAPSSSSPSPAPPPAWRLAWLPPSRVPGVPSDVFVFLGSHGGEGGGEEAAAYWAVDVSEVEGARFGGAGEESAFVDLRTLMVAADWRDKDAMGELATAGHARALLEWHNTAKFCGACGAKAVPTEAGTRKQCSNESCKKRIYPRVDPVVIMLVIDKENDRALLSRQSRFVPRMWSCLAGFIEPGESLEEAVRRETWEETGIEVGQVIYHSSQPWPVGPNTMPCQLMVGFFAYAKSLDIHVDKKELEDAQWHSREDVKKALTFAEYEKAQRSSALKVNQICKGTERGQSTSSDLRVESEEPAPMFVPGPYAIAHHLISSWAFEGAPKVPSSFSNL